Proteins from a genomic interval of Arachis hypogaea cultivar Tifrunner chromosome 10, arahy.Tifrunner.gnm2.J5K5, whole genome shotgun sequence:
- the LOC112716376 gene encoding uncharacterized protein: MSKFLVILYVVWLAASGYVNGSIIKKEKDQIRVFELKKGDLTLKVTNWGATLVSLVLPDKYGKLGDILLGYDSPEAYTNDTTYFGATIGRVANRIGGAQFTLNGIHYKLIANEGNNTLHGGPRGFSDVLWKVIKYQRDGDRPIIKFSYHSFDGEEGFPGDVLVTVSYILSEEWSLSIVMKAKALNKATPVSLVNHAYWNLGNHNSGNILNQVVQIFGSKFTPVDDNLIPTGNFSSVQGTPYDFLKPQVVGSRIDQLSKTNGYDINYVLDNDEDEIRVAAIVTDKRSGRVMKIATNQPGLQFYTANYVKNEKGKDGFVYQPRSALCLETQAFPDSVNHPNFPSTIVTPEKPYNHLLFFKFSTTHAPHGFLLLLFA, translated from the exons ATGAGCAAGTTCTTAGTGATATTATATGTTGTATGGTTAGCTGCTTCTGGGTATGTTAATGGATCTATCATCAAGAAGGAGAAAGACCAAATTAGGGTCTTTGAATTAAAGAAGGGTGACCTTACTTTGAAGGTCACTAACTGGGGTGCCACACTTGTTTCCTTAGTACTCCCGGACAAATATG GAAAGTTGGGAGACATTCTtcttggatatgattctcccgaGGCATACACT AACGATACAACATATTTTGGAGCTACTATTGGCAGAGTTGCTAACAGAATTGGAGGAGCTCAGTTTACATTAAATGGAATCCATTACAAATTAATTGCTAATGAAGGAAACAATACACTTCATG GTGGACCTAGAGGATTTAGTGATGTGCTTTGGAAAGTGATAAAGTATCAAAGAGACGGTGATAGACCCATAATCAAATTCAGCTACCACAGTTTTGATGGTGAAGAAG GATTTCCGGGTGACGTATTGGTAACGGTGAGCTACATCCTAAGTGAAGAATGGAGTTTGAGCATAGTCATGAAAGCAAAAGCCTTAAACAAAGCAACACCAGTGAGCCTGGTTAACCATGCATATTGGAACCTAGGAAACCACAACAGCGGCAACATCCTTAACCAAGTTGTTCAAATCTTCGGATCCAAATTCACACCGGTCGATGACAACCTCATTCCCACTGGAAACTTCTCGTCCGTCCAAGGAACCCCATACGATTTCCTTAAGCCACAAGTTGTTGGCTCTAGGATTGACCAGTTATCCAAGACCAATGGCTATGACATAAATTATGTTCTTGACAATGACGAGGATGAGATTAGGGTTGCGGCTATTGTGACGGATAAGAGGTCAGGGAGAGTGATGAAGATTGCGACGAATCAACCGGGTTTGCAATTCTACACTGCGAATTATGTGAAGAATGAGAAGGGGAAAGACGGGTTTGTGTATCAGCCACGATCGGCGTTGTGTTTGGAGACTCAAGCGTTCCCTGACTCCGTCAACCATCCCAATTTTCCGTCAACTATTGTCACGCCGGAAAAGCCTTACAACCATCTTCTCTTCTTCAAATTCTCCACTACCCATGCTCCACATggttttttattattactatttgcaTAA